In Bradyrhizobium lablabi, one DNA window encodes the following:
- a CDS encoding LysR family transcriptional regulator, whose product MMTLRQVEVIRAVMVTGTIGGAAKLLNVSAPGISRLVKYTEKSLGIRFFQRQNGRYFPTPEAQNIFEQINGVYKKVDDLTEIISKIGRGALSELRIGSVPSISQVMVPRAIERVRRRYPELRIDINILKIEEAVDYLLLGRGDCVAMSYRLDHSGLDFLPLASGELFCIVPDGHELAGRKQISAAEIIRYPLIGIDPNDPYGRIMAEIFARNKLSYDITIRARFGTTVCALVKAGLGIAVIDQFTVAHGGYPGIELLRITEPTQFDTYIAVKRGAPLSHYIEHFIDCLRSEMRAVGLARTGPKKTVSRVRKN is encoded by the coding sequence ATGATGACGCTGCGCCAGGTCGAAGTCATCCGCGCCGTCATGGTGACCGGCACCATCGGCGGCGCCGCAAAGCTTCTCAATGTGTCGGCACCCGGCATCAGCCGTCTGGTGAAATACACCGAGAAATCGCTCGGCATCCGCTTCTTCCAGCGCCAAAACGGGCGCTATTTTCCGACGCCTGAGGCGCAGAATATTTTCGAGCAGATCAACGGCGTCTACAAGAAGGTCGACGATCTCACCGAGATCATCTCCAAGATCGGCCGCGGCGCCCTCTCAGAGCTGCGCATCGGCTCGGTGCCGAGCATCTCGCAGGTGATGGTGCCGCGCGCCATCGAGCGGGTGCGGCGGCGCTATCCGGAGCTGCGCATCGACATCAACATCCTCAAGATCGAGGAGGCGGTCGATTATCTCCTGCTCGGCCGCGGCGATTGTGTCGCCATGAGCTACCGGCTCGATCATTCCGGCCTCGACTTCCTGCCGCTGGCCTCGGGCGAATTGTTCTGCATCGTCCCCGACGGCCACGAGCTTGCCGGCCGCAAGCAAATCTCGGCGGCGGAAATCATCCGCTATCCACTGATCGGTATCGATCCCAACGACCCCTATGGCCGCATCATGGCCGAGATCTTCGCCCGCAATAAACTCAGTTACGACATCACCATCCGGGCGCGGTTCGGCACCACGGTCTGCGCGCTGGTCAAGGCCGGGCTCGGGATCGCGGTGATCGATCAATTCACCGTCGCCCATGGCGGCTATCCCGGTATCGAACTGCTGCGCATCACCGAGCCGACCCAATTCGACACCTACATCGCGGTGAAGCGCGGCGCGCCGCTGTCGCATTACATCGAGCATTTTATTGATTGCCTGCGCTCGGAAATGCGCGCCGTCGGGCTTGCTCGAACCGGGCCAAAGAAGACCGTTTCGCGGGTCCGCAAGAATTAA
- a CDS encoding YbfB/YjiJ family MFS transporter has translation MHAPDRPQPYAHPARLILFLSLAPTVGLGIGRFAYALVLPDMRDALGWSYSAAGFMNTINAAGYLVGALLASRFVKRFGLSAAVRWGTLASVVSLALCAISGNFVILSFARLLVGVAAAVGFVAGGALAATIAQSWPARANFLLSLFYAGPGLGIVSSGLVAPFVLQAFGPGSWWIVWWALTLLSVILMIPLLVTPIDTKARIAEAAPASFAIRPVLIYLTSYFLFGAGYIAYMTFMIAYVRDAGGGAAAQSAFWSLIGLSAFVTPWVWRGVLALNRGGVSTAIILAALAIGAALPLFGHSTLLLAISALVFGVAFFAVVASTTAFVRFNYPLAEWPKGIAAMTIAFGLGQTLGPIAVGAVTDALGSLSYALNVSAATLALAAVAALFQRRLAQEAKAA, from the coding sequence TTGCACGCCCCCGATCGCCCCCAGCCTTACGCGCATCCCGCGCGGCTGATCCTGTTCCTGTCGCTTGCGCCCACCGTCGGCCTCGGCATCGGCCGCTTTGCCTATGCGCTGGTGCTGCCGGACATGCGCGACGCGCTTGGCTGGTCGTATTCGGCGGCGGGTTTCATGAACACGATCAATGCCGCGGGCTATCTGGTGGGCGCGCTCTTGGCCTCCAGGTTCGTCAAGCGATTTGGGCTGTCGGCCGCGGTGCGCTGGGGAACGCTGGCCAGCGTGGTGTCGCTGGCGCTATGCGCAATATCAGGCAATTTTGTCATTTTGAGTTTTGCGCGGCTGCTCGTGGGGGTGGCCGCCGCGGTCGGCTTCGTCGCCGGCGGTGCGCTGGCGGCGACGATCGCGCAGTCGTGGCCGGCGCGGGCGAATTTTCTGCTCAGTCTGTTCTATGCCGGCCCCGGGCTCGGCATCGTCTCCTCCGGCCTGGTCGCGCCGTTCGTGCTGCAGGCGTTCGGTCCGGGATCGTGGTGGATCGTCTGGTGGGCGCTGACGCTGTTGTCGGTCATCTTGATGATTCCGCTGCTAGTGACCCCGATCGATACAAAGGCGCGGATTGCCGAAGCCGCGCCGGCGAGCTTCGCGATCCGGCCGGTGCTGATCTATCTCACCAGCTATTTTCTGTTCGGCGCCGGCTATATCGCCTACATGACCTTCATGATCGCCTATGTCCGCGACGCCGGCGGCGGCGCGGCGGCGCAGAGCGCGTTCTGGAGCCTGATCGGACTGAGTGCGTTCGTGACGCCATGGGTGTGGCGCGGCGTGCTGGCGCTCAACCGCGGCGGCGTCTCGACCGCGATTATTCTTGCCGCGCTTGCCATCGGCGCGGCGCTGCCGTTGTTCGGACATTCGACGCTCTTGCTGGCGATATCGGCGCTGGTGTTCGGCGTCGCCTTCTTCGCGGTGGTCGCATCGACCACCGCCTTCGTGCGCTTCAACTACCCGCTCGCCGAATGGCCGAAAGGAATTGCGGCGATGACGATCGCGTTCGGCCTCGGCCAGACCCTAGGGCCGATCGCGGTCGGCGCCGTCACCGACGCGCTGGGCAGCCTGTCCTATGCGCTCAATGTCTCGGCGGCGACGCTGGCGCTGGCCGCGGTCGCCGCATTGTTTCAAAGAAGGCTGGCCCAAGAGGCGAAGGCGGCCTGA
- the leuB gene encoding 3-isopropylmalate dehydrogenase: MATQKLLLLPGDGIGPEVMAEVKRLIDWLNAQGIAHFETEQGLVGGAAYDASKQSITDATMATAQAADAIIFGAVGGPKWDSVPYEARPEAGLLRLRKDLGLFANLRPAVCYPALADASSLKREVVEGLDIMIVRELTGGVYFGEPKTIADLGNGQKRAIDTQVYDTYEIERIARVAFDLARKRRNKLTSMEKRNVMKSGVLWNEVVTQVHAREYKDVTLEHQLADSGGMNLVKSPKAFDVIVTDNLFGDMLSDIAAMLTGSLGMLPSASLGEVDVKSKKRKSLFEPVHGSAPDIAGKGLANPIAMIASFGMALRYSFDMGALADKVDAAIAAVLASGLRTADIKSEGTKAASTTQMGEAILKELQALHA, from the coding sequence ATGGCGACCCAAAAACTGCTGCTTCTCCCCGGCGACGGCATCGGGCCCGAAGTGATGGCGGAGGTAAAGCGCCTGATCGACTGGCTCAACGCGCAAGGCATCGCACATTTCGAGACCGAGCAGGGGCTGGTCGGCGGCGCCGCCTATGATGCGAGCAAGCAGAGCATTACGGATGCCACGATGGCTACCGCTCAGGCCGCCGATGCGATCATCTTCGGCGCAGTGGGCGGCCCGAAATGGGACAGTGTTCCCTACGAGGCGCGCCCCGAAGCCGGCCTGCTTCGCTTGCGCAAGGACCTCGGCCTGTTCGCGAACTTGCGTCCGGCGGTGTGTTATCCCGCGCTTGCAGACGCATCGAGCCTGAAGCGCGAAGTGGTCGAGGGCCTCGACATCATGATCGTGCGCGAGCTCACCGGCGGGGTGTATTTCGGGGAACCGAAAACCATCGCCGATCTCGGCAACGGCCAGAAGCGCGCCATCGATACCCAAGTCTACGACACCTATGAGATCGAGCGCATCGCCCGCGTTGCCTTCGACCTGGCGCGCAAGCGGCGCAACAAACTGACCTCGATGGAAAAGCGCAACGTCATGAAGTCCGGCGTGCTCTGGAACGAAGTGGTTACGCAAGTGCATGCGCGCGAATACAAGGACGTCACGCTCGAACATCAACTCGCCGATTCCGGCGGCATGAATCTGGTGAAATCGCCGAAGGCATTTGACGTGATTGTCACCGACAATCTGTTCGGCGACATGCTGTCGGATATCGCGGCGATGCTGACGGGATCGCTCGGCATGCTACCGTCGGCGTCGCTTGGCGAGGTCGACGTCAAAAGCAAAAAACGCAAATCGCTGTTCGAGCCGGTGCACGGCTCCGCACCCGACATTGCCGGGAAAGGATTAGCCAATCCGATCGCGATGATCGCTTCGTTCGGCATGGCGCTGCGCTATTCCTTCGACATGGGTGCGCTCGCCGACAAGGTCGATGCTGCGATCGCAGCCGTGCTCGCAAGCGGCCTGCGCACAGCGGATATCAAATCCGAGGGCACCAAGGCGGCGAGCACCACGCAGATGGGCGAAGCGATCTTGAAGGAGTTGCAGGCGCTGCACGCGTAA
- a CDS encoding aspartate-semialdehyde dehydrogenase: MGYKIAVVGATGNVGREMLNILDERKFPADEVVALASRRSMGVEVSYGDRTLKVKALEHYDFSDVDICLMSAGGAVSKEWSPKIGAAGAIVIDNSSAWRMDPDVPLIVPEVNADAVSGFSKKNIIANPNCSTAQLVVALKPLHDKAVIKRVVVATYQSVSGAGKDAMDELFTQTKAVYTNSELVNKKFPKRIAFNVIPEIDVFMEDGYTKEEWKMMMETKKILDPKIRLTATCVRVPVFVGHSEAVNIEFENPISADEARDILRNAPGCLVIDKHEPGGYVTPYEAAGEDATYISRIREDATVENGLVLWCVSDNLRKGAALNAIQIAECLINRKLISAKKKAA, encoded by the coding sequence ATGGGTTACAAGATCGCGGTGGTCGGAGCGACCGGCAATGTCGGGCGGGAAATGCTCAACATCCTGGACGAGCGCAAATTCCCGGCGGACGAGGTGGTGGCGCTGGCGTCACGCCGCAGCATGGGCGTCGAAGTGTCCTATGGCGATCGCACCCTGAAGGTCAAAGCGCTCGAGCATTACGATTTCTCCGACGTCGATATCTGCCTGATGTCGGCGGGCGGCGCGGTGTCGAAGGAATGGTCGCCGAAAATCGGCGCCGCCGGCGCGATCGTGATCGACAACTCCTCCGCCTGGCGGATGGATCCCGACGTGCCGCTGATCGTGCCCGAGGTCAACGCCGATGCCGTTTCGGGCTTCAGCAAGAAGAACATCATCGCCAACCCGAACTGCTCGACCGCGCAACTCGTGGTGGCTTTGAAGCCGCTGCACGACAAGGCGGTGATCAAGCGCGTCGTGGTTGCGACCTATCAATCGGTCTCCGGCGCCGGCAAGGACGCCATGGACGAATTGTTTACCCAGACCAAGGCGGTCTACACCAACAGCGAACTCGTCAACAAGAAATTCCCCAAGCGGATCGCCTTCAACGTCATTCCCGAGATCGACGTGTTCATGGAGGACGGCTACACCAAGGAAGAGTGGAAGATGATGATGGAGACCAAGAAGATTCTTGATCCCAAAATCAGGCTTACTGCTACGTGCGTACGCGTGCCGGTGTTCGTCGGCCATTCCGAAGCCGTCAACATCGAGTTCGAAAATCCGATTTCAGCCGATGAAGCGCGCGACATCCTGCGCAACGCGCCAGGCTGCCTCGTGATCGACAAGCACGAGCCCGGCGGCTATGTCACGCCCTACGAAGCGGCGGGCGAGGACGCCACCTATATCAGCCGCATCCGCGAGGATGCGACGGTTGAGAACGGCTTGGTGCTGTGGTGCGTCTCGGATAATCTACGCAAAGGCGCGGCGCTGAACGCGATCCAGATCGCCGAATGCCTGATCAACCGCAAATTGATCAGCGCTAAGAAGAAGGCGGCCTGA
- a CDS encoding TIGR00645 family protein → MSEPPAPYRPNPVLKPVERVIEAILFNSRWLMAPFYIGLVVSLFVLLLKFLMILWEFILHAPGAKETDIILGVLSLIDVSLVGNLIVIVVFSGYENFVSRIDAGGHPDWPDWMTKVDFAGLKQKLLASIVAISAIQVLKAFMNIDAAFDATKMIWLVGVHLVFVISALLLALSDRWGAEKSGGDSAVP, encoded by the coding sequence ATGAGCGAGCCGCCGGCCCCCTATCGGCCCAACCCTGTGTTGAAACCGGTCGAGCGCGTCATCGAGGCAATATTGTTCAACAGCCGCTGGCTGATGGCGCCGTTTTATATCGGCCTCGTCGTCAGCCTTTTTGTGCTGCTGCTGAAATTCCTGATGATCCTGTGGGAGTTCATCCTGCATGCGCCCGGCGCCAAGGAGACCGACATCATCCTCGGCGTGTTGTCGTTGATCGACGTCTCGCTGGTCGGCAATCTGATCGTGATCGTGGTGTTTTCGGGTTACGAGAATTTCGTCTCGCGGATCGATGCCGGCGGCCATCCGGACTGGCCGGACTGGATGACCAAGGTCGATTTCGCCGGGCTGAAGCAAAAGCTGCTGGCGTCCATCGTGGCGATATCGGCGATCCAGGTCTTGAAGGCGTTCATGAACATCGACGCCGCCTTCGACGCCACCAAGATGATCTGGCTGGTCGGCGTGCATCTGGTGTTCGTGATCTCGGCGCTATTGCTGGCGCTGTCGGATCGTTGGGGTGCCGAGAAAAGCGGCGGTGACAGCGCGGTGCCGTAG
- a CDS encoding carbonic anhydrase, whose amino-acid sequence MSVFPQHLLDGYRTFTSQRLPTEQTRYRELAERGQAPAVMVIGCCDSRVSPEVIFDAGPGELFVVRNVANLVPVYQPDGGAHGVSAALEYAVRALRVKHIVVLGHAQCGGIRAFIDNIEPLSPGDFIGRWMSMFIKPGETVSQRGHETMADFTVRIEKAAVFRSLENLMTFPFVRTLVERGELELHGAYFGVAEGSLFVLDPAAKEFKSVTEAQTSS is encoded by the coding sequence ATGTCAGTATTCCCGCAACATCTGCTCGACGGCTATCGGACGTTCACCTCGCAGCGGCTGCCGACCGAGCAGACCCGCTATCGCGAACTCGCCGAGCGCGGACAGGCGCCCGCGGTGATGGTGATCGGCTGCTGCGATTCCCGGGTGTCGCCGGAGGTGATCTTCGATGCCGGCCCCGGAGAATTGTTCGTGGTCCGCAATGTCGCGAATCTGGTGCCGGTCTATCAGCCGGACGGCGGCGCGCACGGTGTCTCGGCGGCGCTGGAATATGCGGTGCGGGCGCTGCGGGTCAAACACATCGTGGTGCTCGGCCATGCGCAATGCGGCGGCATCCGCGCCTTCATCGACAATATCGAGCCGCTGTCGCCCGGCGACTTCATCGGCCGGTGGATGTCGATGTTCATCAAGCCGGGCGAGACCGTCTCCCAGCGCGGGCATGAGACGATGGCCGATTTCACGGTCCGGATCGAGAAGGCCGCGGTGTTCCGCTCGCTGGAAAACCTGATGACGTTTCCCTTCGTCCGCACCCTGGTCGAGCGCGGCGAGCTCGAGCTGCACGGCGCCTATTTCGGCGTCGCCGAAGGCTCGCTGTTCGTGCTCGATCCGGCGGCGAAGGAATTCAAGAGCGTTACGGAGGCACAGACCTCATCCTGA
- a CDS encoding HpcH/HpaI aldolase/citrate lyase family protein: MIRPRRSLLFMPGSNARALEKARILPADGIILDLEDSVAPDAKATARDQIAQALAAGGFGKREVLVRVNSLDSPWWKDDIAMAGKARPDGILVPKIFGVEDFVTVGRSLRDVGADPSIKVWAMIETARSVLHADELAAASPDLDMRLAGFVFGPNDISRETRIRMLPGRAAMIPMITHCILATRAHGLEILDGPYSDFSNVDGFALECAQARDLGFDGKTLIHPGQIVACNAIFTPREEEVARARKIIAAFERPENAARGAIQLDGQMVERLHAEMAARTIAIATAIAAMGS; the protein is encoded by the coding sequence ATGATCCGTCCGCGCCGCAGCCTGTTGTTCATGCCCGGGTCGAATGCGCGGGCGCTGGAAAAGGCCCGTATTCTCCCCGCCGACGGCATCATCCTCGACCTCGAGGATTCGGTCGCCCCCGATGCCAAAGCCACCGCGCGCGACCAGATCGCGCAGGCGCTGGCTGCCGGCGGTTTCGGCAAGCGCGAGGTGTTGGTACGCGTCAACAGCCTGGACTCGCCGTGGTGGAAGGATGACATCGCGATGGCCGGCAAGGCGCGGCCGGACGGCATTCTGGTGCCAAAGATCTTCGGCGTGGAGGATTTTGTCACGGTCGGCCGTTCCTTGCGGGATGTCGGCGCTGATCCGTCGATCAAGGTCTGGGCGATGATCGAGACCGCGCGCTCGGTGCTGCATGCCGACGAACTCGCGGCCGCCTCGCCCGATCTCGACATGCGGCTCGCCGGATTCGTGTTCGGGCCCAACGACATTTCGCGGGAGACCCGGATCCGCATGCTGCCGGGCCGTGCGGCGATGATCCCGATGATCACGCATTGCATTCTCGCGACCCGCGCGCACGGGCTCGAAATCCTCGACGGGCCCTATAGCGATTTTAGCAATGTCGATGGCTTTGCGCTGGAATGCGCGCAGGCGCGCGATCTCGGTTTTGACGGCAAGACGCTGATCCATCCCGGCCAGATCGTGGCTTGCAACGCGATCTTCACCCCGCGCGAGGAAGAGGTTGCGCGAGCCCGCAAGATCATCGCGGCGTTCGAGCGGCCCGAAAACGCCGCGCGCGGCGCGATCCAGCTCGATGGCCAGATGGTGGAGCGCCTGCACGCCGAAATGGCCGCCCGCACCATCGCCATCGCCACCGCGATCGCCGCGATGGGGAGTTAG
- the leuD gene encoding 3-isopropylmalate dehydratase small subunit — protein MEKFTTLEGVAAPLKIINVDTDMIIPKQYLKTIKRTGLGKGLFSEQRYNDDGSENADFILNKPAYRNARVLVAGDNFGCGSSREHAPWALLDFGIRCVISTSFGDIFYNNCFKNGILPIRVSQDDLDKLFDDAERGANATLTIDLANQEIRGPDGGKVKFEIDPFRKHCLINGLDDIGLTMEKKTSIDAYEAKAKTERAWA, from the coding sequence ATGGAAAAATTCACCACGCTGGAAGGCGTCGCGGCGCCGTTGAAGATCATCAATGTCGACACCGACATGATCATCCCGAAGCAGTACCTGAAGACCATCAAGCGCACCGGGCTCGGCAAGGGGCTTTTCTCGGAACAACGCTACAACGATGACGGCAGCGAGAATGCGGACTTCATCCTCAACAAGCCGGCCTACCGCAACGCCAGGGTGCTGGTCGCCGGCGACAATTTCGGCTGCGGTTCCAGCCGCGAGCACGCGCCATGGGCGCTTCTCGATTTCGGCATCCGCTGCGTGATCTCGACCTCGTTCGGCGATATTTTCTACAACAACTGCTTCAAGAACGGCATCCTGCCGATCCGCGTCAGCCAGGACGACCTCGACAAATTGTTCGACGACGCCGAGCGCGGCGCCAATGCGACGCTGACCATCGATCTCGCCAATCAGGAGATCCGCGGCCCCGACGGCGGCAAGGTGAAATTCGAGATCGACCCGTTCCGCAAGCATTGCCTGATCAACGGGCTGGACGACATCGGGCTGACCATGGAGAAGAAGACCTCGATCGACGCCTATGAAGCGAAGGCGAAAACCGAGCGCGCCTGGGCCTGA
- a CDS encoding metallopeptidase family protein gives MWTSAKAPSLAEMETMAHAIFERLPKGFRDLCEGLIIRVDDFPTEEVLDEMDAESEFDLLGLFHGVGLPFRSNDDIARLPNMIWLYRRPILDYWAEHDETLGRIVRHVLIHEIGHHFGLSDADMEAIEAQG, from the coding sequence ATGTGGACCTCAGCCAAAGCCCCCTCATTGGCCGAAATGGAGACCATGGCGCACGCCATTTTCGAGCGCCTGCCGAAGGGTTTTCGCGATCTGTGCGAGGGCCTGATCATCCGCGTCGACGATTTTCCGACCGAAGAAGTCCTGGACGAGATGGATGCCGAGAGCGAATTCGACCTGCTCGGCCTGTTCCATGGCGTCGGCCTGCCGTTTCGCAGCAATGACGATATTGCGCGATTGCCCAACATGATCTGGCTGTATCGGCGCCCGATCCTGGATTATTGGGCCGAGCATGACGAGACCCTCGGCCGTATCGTCCGCCATGTGCTGATCCACGAGATAGGCCATCATTTTGGGCTCTCGGATGCCGACATGGAGGCGATCGAGGCGCAAGGCTAG
- the leuC gene encoding 3-isopropylmalate dehydratase large subunit, with translation MSKPTTLYDKIWNDHLVHEAEDGTCLLYIDRHLVHEVTSPQAFEGLRTTGRKVRAPEKTLAVVDHNVPTTDRSKPNPDPESAEQIRVMAENAKEFGIEYFNEFDKRQGIVHVIGPEQGFTLPGTTIVCGDSHTSTHGAFGALAHGIGTSEVEHVLATQTLIQKKAKNMRAVVDGKLPDGVTGKDIILAIIGEIGTAGGTGYVLEYAGEAIRALSMEGRMTVCNMSIEGGARAGLVAPDEKAFAFLKGRPKSPKGEAWDAAMRYWETLRSDEGAHFDHEIRLDAAKLPPIVTWGTSPEDVVSITGMVPDPDKIADEAKRLSKHRALNYMGLKPGIKITDIKLDRVFIGSCTNGRIEDLRAAAKVAEGKTVNANVNAMIVPGSGMVKEQAEAEGLDKIFIKAGFEWREPGCSMCLAMNPDKLKPEERCASTSNRNFEGRQGFKGRTHLVSPAMAAAAAIAGHFVDIREWR, from the coding sequence ATGTCCAAACCGACCACGCTGTACGACAAAATCTGGAACGACCATCTGGTTCACGAAGCCGAGGATGGCACCTGCCTGCTCTATATCGATCGCCATCTGGTCCACGAGGTGACCTCGCCGCAGGCTTTTGAGGGCCTGCGCACGACGGGGCGCAAAGTTCGCGCGCCGGAGAAGACGCTGGCCGTGGTGGACCACAATGTTCCGACCACCGACCGCTCAAAACCCAATCCGGACCCGGAATCCGCCGAGCAGATTCGCGTAATGGCGGAGAACGCCAAGGAATTCGGCATCGAATATTTCAACGAATTCGACAAGCGCCAGGGCATCGTCCACGTCATCGGCCCCGAGCAGGGTTTTACCTTGCCCGGCACCACCATCGTCTGCGGTGACAGCCACACCTCGACGCACGGCGCGTTCGGGGCGCTCGCGCATGGCATCGGGACCTCTGAAGTCGAGCATGTGCTGGCGACCCAAACCCTGATCCAGAAAAAAGCAAAGAACATGCGGGCGGTCGTCGACGGCAAATTGCCCGACGGCGTCACCGGCAAGGACATCATCCTGGCGATCATCGGCGAGATCGGCACCGCCGGCGGCACCGGCTACGTGCTGGAATATGCCGGCGAGGCGATCCGTGCGCTATCGATGGAAGGCCGCATGACCGTCTGCAACATGTCGATCGAGGGCGGCGCCCGCGCCGGTCTGGTCGCTCCGGACGAAAAAGCGTTTGCGTTCCTGAAAGGACGTCCGAAATCGCCGAAGGGCGAGGCCTGGGACGCTGCGATGCGCTACTGGGAAACGCTGCGCAGCGACGAGGGTGCGCATTTCGATCATGAGATCAGGCTGGACGCGGCAAAGCTGCCGCCGATCGTGACCTGGGGCACCTCGCCTGAGGACGTCGTCTCGATCACCGGCATGGTGCCTGATCCGGACAAGATCGCGGACGAGGCCAAGCGGCTCTCAAAACATCGCGCGCTGAATTATATGGGCTTGAAGCCGGGCATCAAAATCACCGACATCAAGCTTGACCGCGTCTTCATCGGCTCCTGCACCAATGGCCGGATCGAGGATCTGCGCGCGGCGGCGAAGGTCGCCGAGGGCAAGACCGTCAACGCCAATGTCAACGCGATGATCGTGCCGGGCTCGGGCATGGTGAAAGAGCAGGCCGAAGCTGAAGGGCTCGACAAGATCTTCATCAAGGCCGGCTTCGAATGGCGCGAGCCGGGCTGCTCGATGTGCCTCGCCATGAACCCCGACAAGCTCAAGCCCGAGGAGCGTTGCGCCTCGACCTCGAACCGCAACTTTGAGGGTCGCCAGGGCTTTAAAGGCCGCACCCATCTGGTGTCGCCGGCGATGGCGGCGGCGGCGGCGATTGCCGGGCATTTTGTCGATATCAGGGAGTGGCGCTAA
- the rplS gene encoding 50S ribosomal protein L19, whose product MNLIQQLEKEQFDKLSAGKAIPDFGPGDTVIVNVKVVEGDRSRVQAYEGVCIGRSGSGLNESFTVRKISYGEGVERVFPVMSPMIDSIKVVRRGKVRRAKLYYLRNLRGKSARIVEKTERTQATAVGE is encoded by the coding sequence ATGAACCTCATTCAACAGCTCGAAAAAGAGCAATTCGACAAATTATCGGCCGGCAAGGCGATTCCGGATTTCGGACCCGGCGATACCGTGATCGTCAACGTCAAGGTGGTCGAGGGCGACCGCTCGCGCGTGCAGGCCTATGAAGGTGTCTGCATCGGCCGCTCCGGTTCGGGCCTCAACGAGAGCTTCACGGTTCGCAAGATCTCCTACGGCGAAGGCGTGGAGCGCGTCTTCCCGGTGATGTCGCCGATGATCGACTCGATCAAGGTGGTGCGCCGCGGCAAGGTGCGCCGGGCCAAGCTTTATTACCTGCGCAACCTGCGCGGCAAGTCGGCCCGCATCGTTGAGAAGACCGAGCGCACGCAGGCCACCGCCGTCGGCGAGTAA
- the trmD gene encoding tRNA (guanosine(37)-N1)-methyltransferase TrmD has product MTVTATIWRATVLTLFPEMFPGPLGASLAGKALATGLWELEAQDIRDSATDRHRSVDDTPAGGGPGMVLRADVLAAAIDGAEIAPGRPRLLMSPRGRPLTQSRVVELAGGSGPLIVCGRFEGIDQRVIEARGLEEVSLGDYVLSGGEIAAMALIDACVRLLPGVMGKPDSGLDESFSDGLLEYPQYTRPQAFEGRPIPEILLSGDHAKIAAWRQAEAEALTRARRPDLWAARKASQKRPKNTTDG; this is encoded by the coding sequence ATGACCGTGACAGCGACCATATGGCGCGCGACCGTGCTCACCCTGTTTCCCGAGATGTTCCCGGGTCCGCTCGGCGCCAGCCTCGCGGGCAAGGCGCTGGCGACCGGCCTATGGGAGTTGGAGGCGCAGGATATCCGCGACTCCGCCACCGACCGCCACCGCAGCGTCGATGATACCCCGGCCGGCGGCGGCCCGGGCATGGTGCTGCGGGCCGATGTGCTGGCGGCAGCGATCGATGGGGCGGAAATCGCTCCCGGGCGCCCGCGCCTGTTGATGAGCCCGCGGGGTCGGCCATTGACCCAGTCCCGGGTTGTGGAACTGGCCGGGGGATCCGGCCCCCTGATCGTCTGTGGCCGGTTTGAGGGCATCGACCAGCGGGTGATCGAGGCGCGCGGGCTCGAGGAAGTGTCTTTGGGGGATTATGTGCTCTCAGGGGGCGAAATAGCCGCCATGGCGCTAATTGACGCCTGCGTGCGGCTGTTGCCCGGCGTGATGGGAAAGCCCGATTCCGGGCTCGATGAGAGCTTTTCCGACGGGCTACTGGAATACCCGCAATATACCCGCCCGCAGGCGTTCGAGGGCCGGCCGATCCCGGAAATCCTGTTGTCCGGTGACCACGCCAAGATCGCAGCCTGGCGGCAGGCCGAGGCGGAGGCCCTGACCCGGGCGCGGCGGCCTGATCTTTGGGCGGCGAGGAAGGCCAGCCAAAAACGCCCAAAAAACACGACGGATGGGTGA